One genomic window of Alkalispirochaeta americana includes the following:
- a CDS encoding biotin transporter BioY translates to MTQATTDLNISYALRTQVGAVCIALITAGAFVSVPLPGSPVPIVLQNMFVIITGLIMTPLWALLATGTYLLLGALGLPVFAGATGGFAHFAGPTGGFLLSYLPAAALTSWLVRVGRGRDSSAHDASMIRKVLALLAGFSLIHLVGLPWLAMVLEMPLTRAFWIGTAPFIPGDLLKAGAVIILLRSLPSSLWRSWS, encoded by the coding sequence ATGACCCAAGCAACGACGGATCTTAATATTTCGTATGCCCTGCGAACCCAGGTGGGGGCGGTCTGCATCGCCCTGATCACCGCCGGGGCCTTTGTCTCGGTTCCCCTCCCGGGATCGCCCGTACCGATCGTACTGCAAAACATGTTTGTGATCATAACGGGCCTGATCATGACTCCCCTTTGGGCTCTCCTTGCGACAGGGACCTACCTTCTTCTGGGGGCTCTGGGGTTACCGGTTTTTGCAGGGGCCACCGGCGGATTCGCTCATTTTGCCGGTCCCACAGGCGGGTTTCTCCTCTCCTATCTCCCTGCGGCGGCTCTCACATCCTGGCTTGTGCGAGTCGGACGAGGAAGAGATTCATCAGCCCACGATGCCTCAATGATACGGAAAGTTCTGGCCCTTCTGGCAGGCTTCTCTCTGATTCACCTGGTCGGATTGCCCTGGCTTGCCATGGTCCTGGAGATGCCCCTGACCCGCGCCTTCTGGATCGGCACCGCACCTTTTATTCCGGGAGATCTCCTGAAAGCCGGAGCGGTGATCATCCTTCTGCGCTCCCTTCCCTCTTCACTATGGCGCTCCTGGTCCTAG
- a CDS encoding tRNA (cytidine(34)-2'-O)-methyltransferase: protein MIQVVLYEPEIPPNTGNIARTCAATGTPLHLIEPLGFSISDKHLRRAGLDYWEHLAITTHTNWSAFLDHAGEQQGILSFFSTRGKKCYTELPLPESPHRVHASDQTGQVTQSDSGNGPLFIIFGPETRGLPGEILSAYPGQTYRIPLRPELRSLNLSNAVALVLYDLLRRQGFPGMH, encoded by the coding sequence ATGATTCAGGTAGTACTCTATGAACCCGAAATTCCCCCGAATACAGGAAACATAGCCCGCACCTGTGCAGCCACAGGGACACCATTGCATCTGATCGAGCCTCTGGGATTCTCCATCTCCGATAAACATCTGCGCCGGGCAGGCCTCGATTACTGGGAACACCTGGCGATAACCACCCACACGAACTGGTCTGCTTTCCTGGACCACGCCGGGGAGCAGCAGGGTATCCTGTCTTTTTTCTCGACCCGAGGCAAAAAGTGCTACACGGAACTTCCCTTGCCGGAGAGCCCCCACAGGGTTCATGCATCCGATCAGACAGGCCAGGTCACGCAGAGTGATTCCGGGAACGGCCCCTTGTTCATCATCTTTGGCCCCGAGACAAGAGGCCTTCCCGGGGAAATTCTCTCCGCCTATCCCGGGCAAACCTATCGAATCCCCTTGCGCCCCGAGCTTCGCTCCCTGAATCTCTCGAACGCCGTTGCCTTGGTCCTCTACGATCTTCTGCGTCGGCAGGGATTTCCGGGCATGCACTAG
- a CDS encoding response regulator: MEDHSGRRFQVVFEHSPIGLVIMDGSGRIEYANQAVRTFLGCDEKDLAGGFLTAYSHWDDSDFFQTLFSELLEGDRDSFQVVSRCRPRNQQEAWWRVDIRAVHAPGQDPFLLGVIDDVTSQKNDEERLRRGKETAEAATRTKSAFLANMSHEIRTPLHTINAVSELLRETNLDEEQIEYLQQVLFAGDVLLGLINDILDFSKIEAGRLQLESIVYDPVKTIEDAVDMVSMQAHRKGLEVILAVEQGIPQTVRGDPARLRQVLVNLVNNATKFTERGYIRISAERRAVSEGDVLLVQVRDTGIGIDPSRQDRLFKPFSQVDASMTRKFGGTGLGLSISRDLVGMMGGRIGVKSRPEVGSNFWFSLPLDVVEEGSADHAVPGNLPPGSGALIVDDNPESVRVIGRVLASWGMKSRAASSGAEGIAALREASRSGSIFSFVLVDLMLSDMDGWQLASEVRNDERIEAMPLILMTPTGMSTGEAKMKLLHWFDGYISKPVKKGLLSQTVSEVLSGGLEELQEVSEEDLRQENSPKQRSTSLPETVLIAEDHFVNQQLFQTILEKRGFRTILAADGVEAVRCVQEFSGIGLIFMDVQMPNMNGYDATIRIREMGFSTPIVAVTANALAGDRDRCVRVGMDDYMTKPFKKSDIDDVLLRLQEKGFFSSAPDSVEEIAGGGFVEDALDLEELESPEGDPIMDEAEAVGGVEEVEGNPIDYAAAVEAFMGDEATAQRVIRQFSERLPGQIEKIREDLRESRFEEARITAHAIKGGAWNLSCSDLGDAARQLEEACAGKNRDQAEIDLPGVQKQVGRFVRYVEEENFSSSL; the protein is encoded by the coding sequence ATGGAAGATCATTCGGGCCGCAGGTTTCAGGTTGTCTTTGAACATTCTCCCATAGGCCTGGTGATCATGGACGGATCCGGCCGGATCGAGTATGCCAACCAGGCGGTTCGCACCTTCCTCGGATGCGACGAGAAGGATCTTGCCGGAGGATTTCTTACGGCCTATTCCCACTGGGATGATTCAGATTTCTTCCAGACGCTCTTTTCCGAACTCCTTGAAGGAGACCGGGATTCCTTTCAGGTTGTATCCCGCTGCAGGCCCCGAAATCAGCAGGAGGCCTGGTGGCGGGTTGATATCCGGGCCGTCCACGCTCCCGGTCAGGATCCCTTTCTTCTGGGAGTGATTGACGATGTAACATCCCAAAAAAATGATGAGGAGCGGCTTCGCCGGGGAAAGGAGACCGCCGAGGCAGCAACACGGACAAAAAGCGCCTTCCTGGCTAACATGAGCCACGAGATACGGACCCCCCTGCACACAATCAACGCTGTCTCGGAGCTTCTTCGCGAGACCAACCTCGACGAAGAACAGATTGAATACCTTCAGCAAGTGCTTTTTGCCGGCGATGTTCTTCTGGGGCTCATAAACGACATTCTTGACTTTTCCAAGATTGAGGCGGGGCGGCTTCAGCTGGAATCCATCGTCTATGATCCGGTGAAGACCATCGAGGACGCTGTGGACATGGTGAGCATGCAAGCTCACCGCAAGGGTCTGGAAGTCATCCTTGCGGTTGAACAAGGGATCCCGCAGACGGTCCGGGGTGATCCTGCCCGTCTGCGCCAGGTTCTGGTAAATCTGGTCAATAACGCCACGAAGTTCACCGAGAGGGGATATATCAGAATCTCTGCCGAGCGACGCGCCGTTTCCGAAGGCGATGTGCTATTGGTCCAGGTCCGGGACACGGGGATCGGGATCGATCCATCCCGTCAGGACAGGCTTTTTAAACCCTTCAGTCAGGTCGATGCCTCAATGACCCGCAAGTTTGGCGGAACCGGCCTGGGGCTGTCCATCTCCCGTGATCTTGTCGGCATGATGGGAGGTCGCATCGGGGTGAAGAGCCGTCCCGAAGTGGGGTCCAACTTCTGGTTTTCCCTTCCCCTGGATGTGGTAGAGGAGGGGTCTGCCGATCACGCGGTGCCTGGCAACCTTCCTCCGGGGAGTGGAGCACTGATCGTGGACGACAATCCCGAGAGCGTCCGGGTCATTGGAAGGGTTCTTGCCTCCTGGGGAATGAAATCGCGTGCCGCTTCCAGCGGGGCTGAGGGAATTGCTGCGCTTCGCGAAGCGTCACGGTCGGGGTCGATCTTTTCCTTTGTCCTCGTCGATCTCATGCTTTCCGATATGGACGGCTGGCAATTGGCTTCGGAAGTCCGCAATGATGAACGAATCGAGGCGATGCCCCTGATTCTCATGACTCCCACGGGCATGAGTACGGGCGAGGCAAAGATGAAACTTCTCCATTGGTTCGATGGCTACATCAGTAAACCCGTGAAAAAAGGGCTTCTTTCACAGACGGTTTCGGAGGTCCTCTCGGGAGGGTTGGAGGAGCTGCAGGAGGTCTCCGAGGAGGACCTGCGTCAGGAGAATTCTCCAAAGCAACGAAGCACTTCCTTGCCCGAGACGGTCCTGATCGCCGAAGATCATTTTGTGAATCAGCAGCTTTTTCAGACAATTCTCGAAAAAAGAGGCTTTCGGACAATTCTTGCGGCCGATGGAGTAGAGGCGGTTCGGTGCGTTCAGGAATTTTCGGGAATCGGGCTCATTTTTATGGATGTGCAGATGCCGAATATGAACGGTTACGACGCAACGATTCGAATCCGGGAGATGGGGTTCTCTACTCCCATTGTTGCTGTTACGGCAAATGCCTTGGCAGGAGACCGGGACCGTTGTGTGCGGGTCGGGATGGATGATTACATGACCAAGCCCTTCAAGAAGTCTGATATTGATGACGTTCTTCTGCGACTCCAGGAGAAAGGGTTTTTCTCGTCTGCTCCAGACTCAGTGGAAGAGATCGCTGGAGGAGGGTTCGTGGAGGATGCTCTGGATCTTGAGGAACTGGAATCTCCTGAGGGTGATCCCATCATGGATGAGGCTGAAGCAGTTGGAGGAGTTGAAGAAGTGGAGGGAAACCCTATTGATTACGCAGCCGCTGTTGAGGCGTTTATGGGCGATGAGGCAACGGCGCAACGGGTGATCCGGCAGTTCTCGGAACGACTTCCCGGACAAATCGAGAAAATTCGGGAGGACCTTCGCGAGAGCCGTTTCGAGGAAGCCCGTATCACCGCTCACGCGATAAAGGGAGGGGCCTGGAACCTCTCCTGCTCCGACCTGGGGGATGCGGCGAGACAACTCGAGGAAGCCTGTGCAGGGAAGAACCGGGATCAGGCCGAGATTGATCTGCCTGGTGTGCAAAAACAGGTGGGGCGCTTCGTCCGATACGTTGAGGAAGAGAATTTCTCCTCTTCCCTGTAA
- a CDS encoding energy-coupling factor ABC transporter ATP-binding protein, giving the protein MALLVLEGVSVSLGEPPREILRDIDLTIPSGTITLLLGTNGCGKSVLFRTMLGLTGGYRGEIRLKGTPLGRDASPLHRLAGVVFQNPDQQLFGATLREDLLIGLPRDTPLDQEILSSLGLSDLLERAPAELSGGQRRRLAIAGALMGQPELLFLDEPFIELDYPSIQNLLERLDTLRQGGSSVILASHECQDIWPLVDQLIVIAEGRLLYQGPPSGGAHLITPDQGLRPLPSEGVLS; this is encoded by the coding sequence ATGGCGCTCCTGGTCCTAGAAGGGGTTTCGGTTTCCCTGGGGGAGCCTCCCAGGGAAATCCTCCGTGATATCGACCTGACCATTCCCTCTGGAACGATCACCCTGCTTCTGGGAACAAACGGGTGCGGAAAATCCGTGCTCTTCCGGACCATGCTGGGATTAACCGGAGGATACCGGGGAGAAATACGCCTGAAGGGAACCCCTTTGGGACGCGACGCCAGTCCCCTCCACCGACTGGCAGGGGTGGTTTTCCAAAATCCTGACCAGCAACTTTTCGGAGCAACCCTCCGGGAGGATCTGCTCATCGGGTTACCACGGGACACTCCCCTGGATCAGGAGATCCTCTCCTCTCTGGGACTCTCTGACCTTCTGGAGCGCGCCCCAGCCGAGCTGAGCGGAGGACAACGCCGCCGTCTTGCGATCGCCGGAGCCCTCATGGGACAACCGGAGCTGCTCTTTCTGGACGAACCTTTCATCGAACTGGATTACCCCTCCATCCAGAACCTTCTGGAACGTCTCGATACCCTTCGCCAGGGTGGCTCTTCGGTGATCCTGGCCTCTCACGAGTGTCAGGACATCTGGCCTCTGGTGGACCAACTGATAGTTATCGCCGAGGGACGCCTGCTCTACCAGGGGCCACCTTCAGGGGGCGCCCATCTGATCACTCCCGACCAGGGTCTTCGCCCTCTGCCCTCAGAAGGAGTTCTTTCATGA
- the proC gene encoding pyrroline-5-carboxylate reductase produces the protein MKKIGLIGAGFMGTAATRAIRATRPNIDIGLAETDPSRRLAALEEFSASDFSGNPQDMPSWADVVILAVKPKELPGLATAIREKDPEAFNKTFIVSLLAGTTVATLHRTLGSERVIRMMPNLAAQISQSVTGVAFSEALPEESRQEILQLFSGLGPLLSLEEEQIHAITALSGSGIAFALEFIQALTLGGVKEGLPYGQALEAACGVVRSAANLVAHTGQHPQEIVSQVCSPGGTTIEGVHTLAENRFQAAVMEAVTRTARRSRELGKATEEPGK, from the coding sequence GTGAAAAAAATCGGACTCATTGGTGCAGGATTCATGGGAACCGCCGCAACCCGGGCGATCCGGGCAACGCGCCCCAATATAGACATTGGCCTTGCCGAGACAGATCCCTCCCGACGTCTGGCGGCGCTGGAAGAGTTTTCCGCTTCTGATTTCTCCGGAAACCCCCAGGATATGCCCTCTTGGGCCGATGTGGTGATCCTGGCGGTAAAGCCCAAGGAACTCCCGGGTCTCGCTACGGCGATTCGCGAGAAGGATCCCGAGGCTTTCAACAAAACCTTCATTGTTTCACTCCTGGCAGGAACCACCGTGGCAACTCTCCACAGAACCCTGGGCTCAGAACGGGTTATACGAATGATGCCTAACCTGGCAGCCCAGATCAGCCAATCCGTAACGGGAGTTGCTTTCTCCGAAGCCCTCCCGGAAGAATCCCGACAGGAAATCCTTCAACTTTTTTCGGGGCTTGGCCCGCTTCTCTCGCTGGAGGAAGAGCAAATCCACGCAATCACTGCTCTTTCGGGAAGCGGGATCGCCTTCGCCCTGGAGTTTATCCAGGCTCTCACCCTGGGAGGTGTAAAAGAGGGGCTCCCCTACGGGCAGGCCCTGGAAGCGGCCTGCGGAGTTGTCCGTTCTGCAGCAAACCTGGTGGCCCACACCGGCCAGCATCCTCAGGAAATCGTAAGCCAGGTCTGCTCCCCCGGAGGAACAACCATCGAGGGAGTCCATACCCTGGCCGAAAACCGCTTCCAGGCCGCGGTAATGGAAGCGGTAACCCGCACCGCCAGACGATCACGGGAACTCGGAAAAGCCACAGAAGAACCGGGAAAATAA
- the acnA gene encoding aconitate hydratase AcnA: protein MNDGVQTNSFGVRKSLDTPLGRVSYFSLEALADQGFPGIRGLPFSVRVLLESVLRNEEGFAVTRDHITSLASYCPANPARDEIPYKPARVLLQDFTGVPSVVDLAAMRSAMARLGKDPERINPQLPVDLVIDHSVQVDHFNSPQAHQQNTDLEFSRNRERYEFLRWGQGAFRNFSVIPPASGICHQVNLEYLGKVVQVARDSSGEEVAFFDSLVGTDSHTPMINGLGIIGWGVGGIEAEAAMLGQPIYVLSPAVVGVRITGQLKPGITATDLVLRVTQMLRDHGVVGKFVEFFGPGLEEMTVPDRATISNMAPEYGATMGFFPVDQKTLDYLWSTGRSEALIKTVELYCRAQGMFRTADSPDPEFETVLHLELGEIEASLAGPKRPQDRITVKELKNSWQKLLTAPVEERGFGLAPEKATQSSPLDLQADRIGHGSQVKQDAKKSLTHGDVVIASITSCTNTSNPSVLLGAALLAKKAWERGLRHNPWVKTSFAPGSVVVTEYLQRTGLMEYLEKMGFFLVGYGCLTCIGNSGPLPAPVAQAVEEGDLVVAGVLSGNRNFEGRINPHTKANFLASPQLVVAYALAGTVNINLDEDPLGHDEEGNPVYLREIWPAPEELQGYLAKALDRDAFIDSYRDVEQSNSQWNSIPASREAIYPWNQESTYIQEPPFFQEMSLKVDPIGAIEHAAVLVMAGDSITTDHISPAGAIDPTSPAGEYLQDLGVERDDFNSYGSRRGNDRIMTRGTFANIRFRNLLVPETEGSRTIHMPTGEEVSIFEAARRYRKAQTPTIILAGKDYGMGSSRDWAAKGTQLLGVKAVIAESYERIHRSNLVGMGVLPLQFLPGESARSLGLTGQEIFSIAIDDSLEPAQTIGVTVLSGDGASREFSAICRIDTPVEVVYYRNGGILKTVLRSLAEKG, encoded by the coding sequence ATGAACGATGGGGTGCAAACAAACAGTTTTGGTGTGCGGAAGAGCCTGGACACGCCCTTGGGGAGGGTAAGTTATTTCAGTCTTGAGGCGCTGGCCGATCAGGGATTTCCCGGTATCAGAGGCCTTCCTTTTTCTGTTCGTGTCCTGCTCGAATCGGTCCTTCGCAACGAGGAGGGCTTCGCCGTTACCCGGGATCATATTACATCGCTGGCTTCCTATTGTCCGGCGAATCCAGCCAGGGACGAAATCCCCTACAAGCCAGCCCGGGTGCTTCTGCAAGACTTCACAGGGGTACCCAGTGTGGTTGATCTGGCGGCCATGCGCAGCGCCATGGCCCGTCTCGGAAAAGATCCGGAGCGTATCAATCCCCAGCTTCCGGTCGACCTCGTCATTGACCATTCCGTCCAGGTAGACCATTTCAACAGTCCCCAGGCGCATCAACAAAATACAGATCTGGAGTTTTCCCGCAACCGCGAACGCTACGAGTTTTTGCGGTGGGGACAGGGAGCGTTCCGGAACTTCTCGGTGATCCCCCCGGCCAGCGGGATCTGTCATCAGGTAAACCTGGAGTATCTGGGGAAAGTCGTGCAGGTTGCCCGGGACAGCTCGGGGGAAGAGGTCGCTTTTTTTGATTCCCTGGTCGGCACCGACAGTCACACTCCGATGATCAATGGTCTGGGAATTATCGGTTGGGGGGTCGGAGGCATCGAGGCCGAGGCCGCGATGTTGGGGCAGCCAATTTATGTCCTCTCTCCTGCTGTGGTGGGGGTGAGGATAACGGGGCAGCTCAAGCCGGGAATCACCGCTACTGATTTGGTTCTTCGCGTAACCCAGATGTTGAGGGACCATGGCGTTGTGGGGAAGTTCGTGGAGTTCTTTGGCCCCGGTCTTGAAGAAATGACCGTTCCCGACCGGGCAACAATCTCCAATATGGCGCCCGAATACGGTGCAACCATGGGGTTTTTCCCGGTAGATCAGAAAACACTGGACTATCTCTGGTCGACTGGCCGGAGCGAGGCGCTTATCAAGACGGTAGAGCTCTACTGCCGGGCCCAGGGGATGTTCCGCACCGCCGATTCGCCGGATCCCGAGTTTGAGACGGTGCTCCATCTGGAGCTTGGAGAGATCGAGGCGAGTCTGGCCGGGCCCAAGCGGCCCCAGGACCGGATCACCGTGAAGGAGTTGAAAAATTCCTGGCAAAAGCTCCTGACCGCTCCTGTGGAAGAGCGGGGCTTTGGCCTTGCCCCGGAAAAAGCGACACAATCTTCCCCCCTGGATCTCCAGGCCGACAGGATCGGCCACGGGTCACAGGTGAAGCAGGACGCAAAGAAATCCCTCACCCACGGTGATGTGGTGATCGCTTCAATCACCAGCTGTACCAATACCAGCAATCCCAGCGTCCTGCTGGGAGCTGCCTTGCTGGCAAAGAAGGCCTGGGAACGGGGACTACGCCACAATCCCTGGGTGAAGACCAGTTTTGCCCCTGGTTCGGTGGTGGTCACGGAGTATCTCCAGCGGACAGGGCTCATGGAATACCTTGAAAAAATGGGGTTTTTCCTCGTGGGCTACGGCTGCCTCACCTGTATCGGTAACAGCGGGCCGCTTCCTGCGCCGGTGGCGCAGGCCGTGGAGGAGGGCGATCTTGTTGTGGCCGGAGTGCTTTCGGGAAACCGCAATTTCGAGGGCCGGATCAACCCTCATACCAAGGCAAACTTCTTGGCATCTCCGCAACTGGTTGTCGCCTATGCCCTGGCGGGAACGGTGAACATCAACCTCGACGAGGATCCCCTGGGCCACGATGAAGAGGGTAATCCCGTATACCTCCGGGAGATATGGCCAGCCCCGGAGGAGCTCCAGGGATATCTTGCGAAGGCCCTGGACAGGGATGCCTTTATCGACAGTTATCGTGATGTGGAACAGTCCAATTCCCAGTGGAACTCGATTCCCGCGAGCCGGGAGGCAATCTATCCCTGGAATCAGGAATCAACCTACATCCAGGAGCCTCCTTTTTTTCAGGAGATGTCCCTGAAGGTTGATCCCATTGGTGCGATCGAGCATGCAGCGGTCCTGGTTATGGCGGGTGACAGCATTACGACCGATCATATCAGCCCTGCCGGAGCAATCGACCCGACGAGTCCTGCCGGGGAATACCTGCAGGACCTGGGAGTGGAGAGGGATGATTTTAACTCCTATGGAAGCCGACGGGGTAATGACAGGATCATGACCAGGGGGACCTTCGCCAATATTCGTTTCAGAAACCTCCTTGTTCCTGAAACAGAGGGATCCAGAACGATCCATATGCCTACGGGCGAGGAGGTCAGCATTTTTGAGGCCGCTCGCCGCTACAGGAAGGCCCAGACGCCCACGATCATCCTGGCGGGCAAGGACTATGGCATGGGAAGTTCCCGGGACTGGGCTGCAAAGGGGACCCAGCTTTTGGGAGTGAAAGCCGTGATTGCCGAGAGTTACGAGCGGATCCATCGCAGCAACCTCGTTGGAATGGGCGTGCTGCCTCTTCAGTTTCTTCCCGGTGAGAGCGCTCGATCCCTGGGGTTGACCGGTCAGGAGATTTTTTCCATCGCCATCGATGATTCTCTGGAACCGGCCCAGACAATAGGGGTTACTGTTTTGTCCGGGGATGGGGCTTCCCGAGAGTTTTCAGCGATCTGCCGGATTGATACCCCTGTGGAGGTTGTCTACTATCGGAACGGGGGAATTCTGAAAACGGTGCTCAGGTCTCTGGCCGAAAAAGGATGA
- a CDS encoding N-acetylneuraminate synthase family protein: MTPGHPRIIAEIGTAHGGDLSRARDLIHAAAEAGADLAKFQMVLADEILHPRVGSVSLPGGVIPLYERFRELERPAEFFARLMELCEEAGIQFLCTPFGLESARILRRLGMQEYKIASPELNHLPLLRFIAAMGVPMILSSGVSTVADLAESIDAVRIAGARSITLLHCITSYPAPEEEYNLRAIPAISHIFGVPTGVSDHSLDPVLVPALATVTGASMIEKHITLNKKNSGLDDAIALEPREFTRMVQEVRAVAEELLQGRDDPVELRRRQVAITRELSQRYGEERVQTVLGSGVKHLAPSEQRNYGYTNRSIHAVERLKPGDTLSEENAAILRSERNLTPGLHPRYWDVILGTPIAKEVAPGEGILWSHLLEKQACPDPTY; encoded by the coding sequence ATGACACCAGGTCATCCCCGGATCATCGCTGAAATCGGCACAGCCCATGGAGGGGACCTCTCCCGGGCCCGGGATTTGATCCATGCCGCCGCCGAAGCTGGCGCGGACCTGGCGAAGTTTCAGATGGTTCTGGCCGATGAGATCCTCCACCCGCGAGTCGGATCTGTTTCCCTTCCAGGGGGTGTCATCCCCCTCTACGAGCGCTTCCGTGAGCTCGAGCGACCTGCGGAATTTTTTGCCCGCCTGATGGAGCTCTGTGAAGAAGCGGGGATACAGTTCCTCTGCACCCCCTTCGGCCTGGAGAGCGCACGGATTCTCCGCCGTCTGGGGATGCAGGAATACAAAATTGCCTCGCCTGAACTGAATCATCTCCCCCTGTTGCGATTCATCGCAGCCATGGGCGTTCCCATGATCCTCTCTTCGGGGGTCTCCACCGTAGCAGATCTGGCCGAAAGCATCGACGCCGTGCGAATTGCCGGAGCACGATCGATCACGCTGCTCCACTGCATCACTTCGTACCCTGCTCCAGAGGAAGAGTACAATCTCCGGGCAATCCCGGCGATCAGCCACATCTTCGGTGTACCCACGGGCGTCTCCGATCATTCCTTAGACCCGGTTCTCGTGCCTGCCCTGGCAACTGTTACGGGCGCTTCCATGATAGAAAAACACATTACCCTGAACAAGAAGAACTCCGGTCTTGACGACGCCATTGCGCTGGAACCCCGGGAGTTCACCAGGATGGTGCAAGAGGTGCGCGCCGTGGCGGAGGAGCTTCTTCAGGGGCGGGACGATCCGGTGGAGCTTCGCCGGCGCCAGGTAGCAATTACCCGAGAACTCTCGCAACGCTATGGAGAGGAGCGAGTCCAGACGGTACTGGGATCGGGAGTAAAGCATCTGGCCCCTTCGGAGCAGCGCAACTACGGGTACACCAACCGAAGCATCCACGCCGTGGAGCGGCTAAAGCCGGGCGACACCCTCTCCGAGGAGAACGCCGCCATCCTGCGCTCGGAACGGAACCTTACGCCGGGGTTGCACCCCCGCTATTGGGATGTGATCCTGGGAACCCCCATCGCCAAAGAAGTCGCCCCGGGCGAGGGAATTCTCTGGTCCCACCTGCTGGAAAAGCAGGCCTGCCCCGACCCGACATACTGA
- the serS gene encoding serine--tRNA ligase yields MLDLKFVRENPELIRENLEKRNTSADVEALITAFDKRSELIQSTEALRAERNANAQAMKKRDLPPQERQELIEEGKTLKQRIAQSEKELAETEQALQELADNLPNMTHPDVPRGSAESDSRELEIVGTPPVFDFTPADHVALGEKLDLLDFETAAKVSGTKFYYLRNEAVYLELALTRFAMDILRDHGFTPMITPDIARTQVVAGIGFNPRGPESNIYNLEGEETSLVGTAEITLGGYYADQTLPAEDLPICMAGISHCFRREAGSAGQFSRGLYRVHQFTKVEMFVVCLPDESEQMHQKLLDIEKEIFSSLEIPFRVLDICAGDLGGPAYRKFDLEAWMPGRGDQGEWGEVTSTSNCTDFQSRRLNIRYTKKDADGKKERGYAHLLNGTAVAVSRAIIAIMENFQQKDGSIRIPRALQPYTGFDTIPAAPRKRP; encoded by the coding sequence ATGCTGGACCTTAAGTTCGTCCGGGAAAACCCGGAACTGATACGAGAAAACCTGGAGAAACGCAACACCTCAGCCGATGTAGAGGCCCTCATCACCGCTTTTGACAAACGAAGCGAACTGATTCAGTCAACCGAGGCTCTTCGTGCCGAGCGCAACGCCAACGCCCAGGCCATGAAGAAACGGGACCTCCCGCCTCAGGAGCGGCAGGAACTAATAGAAGAAGGCAAGACCCTGAAACAGCGCATCGCCCAGTCCGAGAAAGAGCTGGCCGAGACAGAACAGGCGCTCCAGGAACTGGCTGATAATCTCCCTAACATGACCCACCCCGACGTCCCCCGGGGAAGCGCAGAATCTGACAGTCGGGAACTGGAGATCGTGGGGACCCCGCCGGTCTTCGACTTCACCCCCGCCGATCACGTCGCGCTGGGAGAAAAACTCGATCTCCTTGACTTTGAGACAGCCGCCAAGGTTTCGGGAACCAAATTTTACTACCTTCGAAACGAAGCGGTCTACCTGGAACTGGCCCTGACCCGCTTTGCCATGGACATCCTCAGGGATCACGGCTTCACTCCCATGATCACTCCTGACATCGCCCGAACCCAGGTCGTGGCAGGAATCGGCTTTAATCCCCGGGGGCCGGAATCGAACATCTATAACCTTGAGGGAGAAGAAACCAGCCTGGTGGGAACAGCCGAGATAACCCTGGGAGGGTACTACGCAGACCAGACCCTCCCTGCCGAGGATCTCCCCATCTGCATGGCCGGGATATCCCACTGTTTCCGCCGTGAAGCAGGGTCGGCAGGGCAATTCTCGCGTGGCCTCTACCGGGTGCACCAGTTTACCAAGGTGGAAATGTTTGTGGTCTGCCTCCCCGATGAATCAGAGCAGATGCATCAGAAACTCCTGGACATTGAGAAGGAAATTTTCTCGAGCCTGGAGATACCCTTCCGTGTGCTGGATATCTGCGCTGGCGACCTGGGTGGCCCGGCGTACCGCAAGTTCGATCTGGAAGCATGGATGCCGGGACGGGGCGATCAGGGTGAATGGGGAGAGGTCACCAGCACCTCGAACTGCACCGACTTTCAGAGTCGTCGCCTGAATATCCGTTATACCAAAAAAGATGCGGACGGAAAAAAAGAGCGTGGATACGCACACTTGCTGAATGGAACAGCCGTAGCGGTCTCCCGAGCCATCATTGCGATCATGGAAAACTTCCAGCAGAAAGACGGCTCCATCAGGATACCCCGGGCCCTTCAGCCCTACACGGGCTTCGACACCATCCCTGCCGCCCCCCGGAAGCGCCCATGA